One Streptomyces coeruleorubidus DNA segment encodes these proteins:
- a CDS encoding helix-turn-helix domain-containing protein, with protein MTTDEVLAGVGPRLRQMRKEREVTLAALSETTGISVSTLSRLESGLRKPSLELLLPIARAHQVALDELVGAPPAGDPRVRSKPIEMFGRTHWPLTRQPGGLQAYKVLEPQRRQEPDPRTHEGYEWLYVLSGKLRLVLGEHDVVLTAGEAAEFDTRVPHWFGSTGEGPVEFLSLFGPQGERMHVRARPRRS; from the coding sequence ATGACTACGGACGAGGTACTCGCGGGCGTCGGCCCCCGGCTGCGGCAGATGCGCAAGGAGCGGGAGGTGACCCTGGCGGCGCTCTCCGAGACCACCGGCATCTCCGTGAGCACCCTGTCGCGACTGGAGTCCGGCCTGCGCAAACCCAGCCTGGAGCTGCTGCTGCCGATCGCCCGGGCGCACCAGGTGGCCCTGGACGAGCTGGTCGGAGCCCCGCCGGCCGGTGACCCGCGGGTGCGGTCGAAGCCGATCGAGATGTTCGGCCGCACCCACTGGCCGCTCACCCGCCAGCCCGGCGGCCTCCAGGCCTACAAGGTGCTGGAACCCCAGCGCAGACAGGAGCCGGACCCGCGCACGCACGAGGGCTACGAGTGGCTGTACGTGCTGTCCGGGAAACTGCGCCTGGTGCTGGGCGAGCACGACGTGGTGCTCACGGCGGGGGAGGCCGCGGAGTTCGACACCCGCGTGCCGCACTGGTTCGGGTCGACGGGGGAGGGGCCCGTGGAGTTCCTCAGCCTGTTCGGGCCGCAGGGGGAGCGGATGCATGTGCGGGCGCGGCCCAGGCGGTCGTGA
- a CDS encoding NAD(P)/FAD-dependent oxidoreductase: protein MTEKYAVVVIGGGAAGLSAALVLGRARHHTLVVDAGEPRNAPAAHMQGYLSRDGMPPAEFLAVGREEIARYGVELVRDRVVEVGKGEDFAVMLAGGRTVRARRLVIATGLKDELPAVPGVAERFGRDVLHCPFCHGWEVRDQPFGVLASSPASVHQALIVSQWSKDVRFFLHTVAEEELSDQDLRRLAAAGVDVVPGEVAGLVVEDDRLTGIRLADGTTLARSVLFVGPRPVPQTGLLERLGAELRETPFGAYPVVDPTGLTTVPGVWAAGNAIGFAEQVVHAASGGYRAASAIVGDLLMTDLDAAARE, encoded by the coding sequence ATGACCGAGAAGTACGCAGTGGTCGTCATCGGCGGGGGTGCGGCAGGGCTGTCCGCGGCGCTGGTGCTGGGCCGGGCCCGGCACCACACGCTGGTCGTCGACGCGGGCGAGCCGCGCAACGCTCCCGCCGCGCACATGCAGGGCTATCTGTCGCGGGACGGGATGCCGCCCGCCGAGTTCCTCGCCGTCGGCCGGGAGGAGATCGCGCGCTACGGCGTGGAGCTCGTGCGGGACCGGGTGGTGGAGGTGGGCAAGGGCGAGGACTTCGCCGTGATGCTGGCCGGCGGGCGGACCGTGCGGGCCCGGCGGCTGGTGATCGCGACCGGGCTGAAGGACGAGCTGCCGGCGGTTCCGGGGGTCGCCGAGCGGTTCGGCCGGGACGTGCTGCACTGCCCGTTCTGCCACGGCTGGGAGGTGCGCGACCAGCCGTTCGGGGTGCTGGCGTCGAGCCCGGCTAGCGTGCACCAGGCGCTGATCGTGTCCCAGTGGTCGAAGGACGTGCGCTTCTTCCTGCACACGGTCGCCGAGGAGGAGCTGTCCGACCAGGACCTGCGCCGGCTGGCCGCGGCCGGGGTGGACGTGGTGCCCGGCGAGGTCGCGGGGCTGGTGGTCGAGGACGACCGGCTCACCGGCATCCGGCTCGCCGACGGTACGACGCTCGCCCGCTCCGTGCTCTTCGTCGGCCCGCGCCCCGTCCCGCAGACCGGCCTGCTCGAACGGCTCGGCGCCGAGCTGCGCGAGACGCCCTTCGGCGCGTACCCGGTGGTCGACCCGACCGGGCTGACGACCGTCCCGGGCGTGTGGGCCGCGGGCAACGCGATCGGCTTCGCCGAGCAGGTCGTGCACGCGGCGAGCGGCGGATACCGGGCGGCGTCCGCGATCGTCGGGGATCTGCTGATGACCGACCTCGACGCGGCCGCCCGGGAGTAG
- a CDS encoding ATP-dependent DNA ligase, with product MLLHRLARVSQEVAATSARSRKTALLAELFRDAEADDVPIVIPYLAGRLPQGRIGVGWKVLSRPVAPAAEPGLTVRDVDARLSELAQVSGPGSQAERARLVGELMGAATEDEQRFLIGLLTGEVRQGALDAVAVEGLAQATGAPPADVRRAVMLAGSLQTVAEALLADGPAALDRFRLTVGSPVWPMLAHSASSVAEAVDKLGACAVEEKLDGIRVQVHRDGGTVRLYTRTLDDITDRLPEVTAAALELRGERFILDGEVISFDEGGRPRSFQETAGRVGSRTDVATAARAVPVSPVFFDALSVDGHDLLDLPFAERHAELARLVPEPMRVRRTTVSGPDDLHTAEEFLAETLKRGHEGVVAKALDAPYSAGRRGASWLKVKPVHTLDLVVLAAEWGHGRRTGKLSNLHLGARTADGGLAMLGKTFKGMTDAMLTWQTERLRQLAVDDNGHVVTVRPELVVEIAYDGLQRSTRYPAGVTLRFARVVRYREDKRPEDADTVETLLAAHPEVSP from the coding sequence ATGCTGTTGCACCGGCTGGCCCGAGTGTCCCAGGAGGTCGCCGCCACCTCGGCGCGGTCCCGGAAGACGGCCCTGCTCGCGGAGCTCTTCCGGGACGCGGAGGCGGACGACGTGCCGATCGTCATCCCGTACCTGGCGGGCCGACTGCCGCAGGGCCGGATCGGCGTCGGCTGGAAGGTGCTGAGCCGCCCCGTCGCCCCCGCCGCCGAACCGGGCCTGACCGTGCGGGACGTGGACGCCCGGTTGTCGGAGCTGGCCCAGGTGTCCGGCCCCGGCTCCCAGGCCGAACGGGCCCGGCTGGTCGGGGAGTTGATGGGCGCGGCCACCGAGGACGAACAGCGGTTCCTGATCGGTCTGCTCACCGGGGAGGTACGGCAGGGCGCGCTGGACGCCGTCGCGGTCGAGGGACTGGCCCAGGCGACCGGGGCGCCCCCGGCGGACGTACGACGGGCCGTGATGCTCGCCGGCTCCCTCCAGACGGTCGCCGAGGCGCTGCTCGCGGACGGCCCCGCCGCCCTGGACCGCTTCCGCCTCACCGTCGGCAGCCCGGTCTGGCCGATGCTGGCGCACAGCGCCTCCTCGGTCGCCGAGGCGGTGGACAAGCTCGGCGCCTGCGCGGTCGAGGAGAAGCTGGACGGCATCCGCGTCCAGGTGCACCGGGACGGCGGCACGGTACGGCTCTACACCCGCACCCTCGACGACATCACCGACCGCCTGCCCGAAGTGACGGCCGCCGCGCTGGAGTTGCGGGGCGAGCGGTTCATCCTGGACGGCGAGGTGATCTCCTTCGACGAGGGCGGCCGCCCCCGCTCGTTCCAGGAGACCGCCGGCCGCGTCGGCTCGCGCACGGACGTGGCGACGGCGGCACGCGCGGTGCCGGTCTCCCCCGTCTTCTTCGACGCGCTGTCCGTCGACGGCCACGACCTGCTCGACCTGCCGTTCGCCGAGCGGCACGCCGAGCTGGCCCGGCTGGTCCCCGAGCCGATGCGGGTGCGTCGCACGACCGTGTCCGGCCCGGACGACCTGCACACGGCGGAGGAGTTTCTCGCCGAGACCCTGAAGCGCGGCCACGAGGGCGTCGTCGCCAAGGCGCTGGACGCCCCCTACAGCGCGGGCCGGCGCGGCGCGTCCTGGCTGAAGGTCAAGCCCGTCCACACCCTCGACCTGGTCGTCCTGGCGGCGGAGTGGGGCCACGGCCGCCGCACCGGCAAGCTCTCCAACCTGCACCTGGGCGCCCGCACCGCCGACGGCGGCCTCGCCATGCTCGGCAAGACCTTCAAGGGCATGACCGACGCGATGCTGACCTGGCAGACCGAACGGCTCCGGCAGCTCGCCGTCGACGACAACGGCCACGTCGTGACCGTCCGCCCGGAACTCGTCGTCGAGATCGCCTACGACGGCCTCCAGCGCTCCACCCGCTACCCGGCCGGCGTCACCCTGCGCTTCGCCCGCGTGGTCCGCTACCGGGAGGACAAGCGCCCCGAGGACGCCGACACGGTGGAGACGCTGCTGGCCGCGCACCCGGAGGTGAGCCCGTGA
- a CDS encoding NUDIX domain-containing protein, which translates to MKRSAGLLLFHHTDDGLEVLLGHMGGPFFARRDAGAWTIPKGEYEPDESAWAAARREFEEELGLPPPDGEALALGEIRQTGGKIVTAWAIEADLDPATIAPGTFRMEWPPRSGRLQEFPELDRVAWFGLERARAVIVKAQAAFLDRLAEHSP; encoded by the coding sequence GTGAAGCGCAGTGCCGGCCTGCTGCTCTTCCACCACACCGACGACGGCCTCGAAGTGCTGCTCGGCCACATGGGCGGCCCCTTCTTCGCCCGGCGCGACGCCGGGGCGTGGACCATCCCCAAGGGCGAGTACGAGCCCGACGAGTCCGCCTGGGCGGCGGCCCGCCGCGAGTTCGAGGAGGAACTGGGCCTGCCCCCGCCCGACGGCGAGGCCCTCGCGCTGGGCGAGATCCGGCAGACAGGCGGCAAGATCGTCACGGCCTGGGCGATCGAGGCGGACCTCGACCCGGCGACGATCGCGCCCGGCACGTTCCGGATGGAGTGGCCACCGAGGTCGGGACGGCTCCAGGAGTTCCCCGAGCTGGACCGGGTGGCGTGGTTCGGGCTCGAGCGGGCCCGAGCGGTGATCGTCAAGGCGCAGGCGGCGTTTCTCGACCGCCTGGCGGAGCACTCGCCCTGA
- a CDS encoding NADP-dependent succinic semialdehyde dehydrogenase → MPIATVNPANGETLKTYEAMGEEEIGRRLQLAEATFRTYRTTTFDERARLMRKAADLLDEDQRDIARVLTTEMGKPIQQARAEAAKCAKAMRWYADHAEELLADEEPSDTDVKDSGASRVRVRYRPLGPVLAVMPWNFPLWQVVRFAAPALMAGNVGLLKHASNVPQTALYLEDLFHRAGFTEGCFQTLLIGSAAVDDILRDERVKAATLTGSEPAGRAVASTAGEMVKKTVLELGGSDPFVVMPSADIDRAAQVAVTARVQNTGQSCIAAKRFIVHTDVYDAFAERFAEGMKALKVGDPMAEDTEVGPLSSEQGLRDLEDLVDDAVRTGAEVLCGGERPDGPGWYYAPTVLAGITREMRIHREEAFGPVATLYRAADLDEAVLIANDSPFGLSSNVWTRDEAEVDRFVRDLEAGGVYVNGMTASHPAFPFGGVKRSGYGRELSGHGIREFCNITTVWHGA, encoded by the coding sequence ATGCCCATCGCAACGGTGAACCCGGCGAACGGCGAGACGCTCAAGACGTACGAGGCCATGGGCGAGGAGGAGATCGGGCGCCGGCTCCAGCTGGCGGAGGCCACGTTCCGCACGTACCGGACGACGACGTTCGACGAGCGCGCCCGGCTGATGAGGAAGGCCGCCGACCTCCTCGACGAGGACCAGCGGGACATCGCCCGCGTACTGACCACCGAGATGGGCAAGCCGATCCAGCAGGCCCGCGCCGAGGCGGCGAAGTGCGCCAAGGCGATGCGCTGGTACGCCGATCACGCCGAGGAACTGCTCGCCGACGAGGAGCCCTCCGACACCGATGTGAAGGACTCCGGCGCCTCGCGGGTACGGGTGCGCTACCGGCCGCTGGGACCGGTGCTGGCGGTCATGCCGTGGAACTTCCCGCTGTGGCAGGTGGTCCGCTTCGCCGCGCCCGCCCTGATGGCCGGGAACGTGGGCCTGCTCAAGCACGCCTCGAACGTCCCCCAGACCGCCCTCTACCTGGAGGACCTGTTCCACCGGGCGGGCTTCACCGAGGGCTGCTTCCAGACCCTGCTGATCGGCTCCGCCGCCGTCGACGACATCCTGCGGGACGAGCGGGTCAAGGCGGCCACCCTCACCGGCAGCGAGCCCGCGGGCCGCGCGGTCGCCTCCACCGCCGGGGAGATGGTCAAGAAGACGGTGCTGGAGCTGGGCGGCAGCGACCCCTTCGTCGTCATGCCCTCCGCCGACATCGACCGGGCCGCGCAGGTCGCGGTGACCGCGCGGGTGCAGAACACCGGGCAGTCCTGCATCGCCGCCAAGCGGTTCATCGTGCACACGGATGTCTACGACGCCTTCGCCGAGCGGTTCGCCGAGGGTATGAAGGCGCTGAAGGTCGGTGACCCCATGGCCGAGGACACCGAGGTCGGGCCGCTCTCCAGCGAGCAGGGACTGCGCGATCTCGAGGACCTGGTCGACGACGCGGTGCGCACCGGGGCGGAGGTGCTGTGCGGTGGCGAACGGCCGGACGGGCCCGGCTGGTACTACGCGCCGACCGTTCTCGCCGGCATCACCCGGGAGATGCGTATCCACCGGGAGGAGGCGTTCGGTCCGGTCGCCACGCTGTACCGGGCGGCCGACCTGGACGAGGCCGTGCTGATCGCGAACGACTCGCCGTTCGGGCTGAGCTCGAACGTGTGGACGCGGGACGAGGCCGAGGTGGACCGGTTCGTCCGGGATCTGGAGGCGGGCGGTGTGTACGTCAACGGGATGACGGCCTCCCACCCGGCGTTCCCGTTCGGCGGAGTGAAGCGGTCCGGGTACGGGCGTGAGCTGTCCGGGCACGGAATCCGGGAGTTCTGCAACATCACGACCGTTTGGCACGGTGCGTGA
- a CDS encoding DUF6213 family protein — MNREVTLPLIVDDRGTLQVAAADVSKLLRTVGGRWVRLVETGESGLDEDTVAALTIELAKLADRIDVACIAHSSGGAT, encoded by the coding sequence GTGAACCGCGAAGTGACTCTGCCTCTGATCGTCGACGACCGCGGGACCTTGCAGGTGGCTGCGGCCGATGTCAGCAAGCTGTTGCGGACGGTGGGGGGTCGATGGGTGCGGCTTGTCGAGACCGGGGAGTCCGGGCTCGACGAGGACACGGTCGCTGCGTTGACGATCGAGCTGGCGAAGTTGGCCGACCGTATTGATGTGGCTTGCATTGCGCACAGCAGTGGGGGTGCGACGTAG
- a CDS encoding transcriptional regulator codes for MTHPARDLLATTTAELAPDPRSNPLVPRIARGEAPRPTLAALALEQSRVIPADRRAFLHLAERSATTDPEAAAYFTTLAEGEALAGDRLDAFARACGVDEAEAGAYEPLPGCQAYPACVAWLALNASPADVVLALTANFSAWGGYCATIAEALRTHYGFTDEACGFFDFFAQPSPELDGLATAAVQAAMDAGRLDKARAHAYGRLLQTYEAMFWSTLGDLPS; via the coding sequence ATGACGCACCCGGCCCGGGACCTGCTGGCGACGACCACAGCCGAACTCGCCCCGGACCCGCGGTCCAACCCCTTGGTCCCCCGGATCGCCCGTGGCGAGGCCCCCCGCCCCACCCTCGCCGCGCTCGCCCTGGAACAGTCCCGGGTGATCCCCGCGGACCGCCGCGCGTTCCTGCATCTGGCGGAACGCTCCGCGACGACCGACCCGGAGGCGGCGGCCTACTTCACCACCCTCGCGGAGGGCGAGGCACTGGCGGGCGACCGGCTGGACGCCTTCGCGAGGGCGTGCGGTGTGGACGAGGCCGAAGCGGGCGCGTACGAGCCCCTTCCGGGCTGCCAGGCCTACCCCGCCTGCGTCGCCTGGCTGGCCCTCAACGCCTCACCGGCGGACGTCGTCCTGGCACTGACCGCGAACTTCTCCGCGTGGGGCGGCTATTGCGCGACGATCGCCGAGGCCCTGCGCACCCATTACGGCTTCACGGACGAGGCGTGCGGCTTCTTCGACTTCTTCGCCCAGCCGTCCCCGGAGCTGGACGGGCTTGCGACAGCGGCGGTGCAGGCGGCCATGGACGCCGGGCGCCTCGACAAGGCACGAGCACACGCATACGGCCGCCTACTTCAGACCTACGAGGCGATGTTCTGGTCGACGCTGGGGGATCTGCCCTCTTAG
- a CDS encoding acyl-CoA dehydrogenase family protein, with amino-acid sequence MAEFTMELNDEQKEVRDWLHGFAADVIRPAAAEWDEREETPWPVIQEAAKVGIYSLDFYAQQYFDPTGLGIPMAMEELFWGDAGIALSIVGTGLAAVGVLANGTEEQIGTWIPQMYGDASDVKVAAFCSSEPDAGSDVASMRTRAVYDEAKDEWVINGTKTWATNGGIANVHVVVAVVDAELGSKGHASFIIPPGTEGLSQGQKFKKHGIRASHTAEVILDNVRVPGSCLLGGKEKLDERLARAREKAKQGGERVKNAAMATFEASRPAVGAMAVGTARAAYEVALDYAKTREQFGRPIIDNQGVAFQLADMRTSIDAARLLVWRASWMAVNGKPFTAAEGSMSKLFASETAKQVTAQAIQILGGNGYTREYPVERMHRDAAIYTIFEGTSEIQRLVIARTLSGTPIR; translated from the coding sequence ATGGCCGAGTTCACCATGGAGCTCAACGACGAACAGAAGGAGGTCCGCGACTGGCTGCACGGCTTCGCCGCCGATGTGATCCGCCCCGCGGCCGCCGAATGGGACGAGCGTGAGGAGACCCCCTGGCCGGTCATCCAGGAGGCCGCCAAGGTCGGCATCTACTCCCTGGACTTCTACGCCCAGCAGTACTTCGACCCCACCGGCCTCGGTATCCCCATGGCGATGGAGGAGCTGTTCTGGGGCGACGCGGGCATCGCCCTGTCCATCGTCGGCACCGGTCTCGCCGCCGTCGGCGTCCTCGCCAACGGCACCGAGGAGCAGATCGGCACCTGGATCCCCCAGATGTACGGCGACGCGAGCGATGTCAAGGTCGCCGCCTTCTGCTCCTCCGAGCCCGACGCCGGCTCCGACGTGGCCTCCATGCGCACCCGAGCCGTGTACGACGAGGCCAAGGACGAGTGGGTGATCAACGGCACCAAGACCTGGGCGACCAACGGCGGTATCGCCAACGTCCATGTCGTGGTCGCGGTCGTCGACGCGGAGCTCGGCTCCAAGGGCCACGCCTCCTTCATCATCCCGCCGGGCACCGAGGGCCTGTCCCAGGGCCAGAAGTTCAAGAAGCACGGCATCCGCGCCTCGCACACCGCCGAGGTCATCCTGGACAACGTGCGTGTTCCGGGCTCCTGCCTGCTCGGTGGCAAGGAGAAGCTCGACGAGCGGCTCGCCCGGGCGCGGGAGAAGGCCAAGCAGGGCGGGGAGCGAGTGAAGAACGCGGCGATGGCCACGTTCGAGGCGTCGCGCCCGGCGGTCGGGGCCATGGCGGTCGGTACGGCCCGGGCCGCGTACGAGGTCGCCCTCGACTACGCCAAGACGCGGGAGCAGTTCGGGCGGCCGATCATCGACAACCAGGGCGTGGCGTTCCAGCTCGCGGACATGCGTACGTCCATCGACGCGGCCCGGCTCCTCGTCTGGCGCGCCTCCTGGATGGCGGTCAACGGCAAGCCGTTCACGGCGGCCGAGGGCTCGATGTCCAAGCTGTTCGCGAGCGAGACGGCCAAGCAGGTCACGGCCCAGGCGATCCAGATCCTCGGCGGCAACGGCTACACCAGGGAGTACCCCGTCGAGCGTATGCACCGGGACGCCGCCATCTACACGATCTTCGAGGGCACGAGCGAGATCCAGCGACTGGTCATTGCCCGGACCCTCTCCGGCACGCCCATCCGCTGA
- a CDS encoding TetR family transcriptional regulator: MDTTQRTDQQRSADRRRRELLEAADRVVLRDGPQASMNAIAAEAGITKPILYRHFGDKGGLYAALAKRHTDALLDSLRAALDAPAERRERVEATLDTYLAAIEARPQVYRFLMHPAEGGQPGDPGFDVGKHSAPLLRRMGEELAQVIEERLDLGPGGQQLARVWGHGIVGMMHAAGDWWLGERPCSRAELVRSLADLLWGRLAAAGDRMGGPGF, encoded by the coding sequence ATGGACACCACGCAGCGGACCGACCAGCAACGGTCCGCCGACCGCCGACGGCGTGAGCTGCTGGAAGCCGCCGACCGAGTGGTGCTGCGCGACGGTCCGCAGGCCTCGATGAACGCGATCGCCGCGGAAGCGGGCATCACCAAGCCGATTCTGTACCGGCACTTCGGTGACAAGGGCGGACTTTACGCGGCCCTTGCCAAGCGGCACACGGACGCGCTGCTGGATTCGCTGCGGGCGGCGCTGGACGCGCCTGCGGAGAGACGGGAGCGGGTCGAGGCGACGCTGGACACGTATCTCGCGGCGATCGAGGCGCGGCCTCAGGTCTACCGGTTCCTGATGCATCCGGCGGAGGGGGGCCAGCCGGGGGATCCGGGGTTCGATGTCGGCAAGCACAGTGCGCCGTTGCTGCGGCGGATGGGGGAGGAACTCGCGCAGGTCATCGAGGAGCGGCTGGATCTCGGGCCGGGCGGGCAGCAGCTGGCGCGGGTGTGGGGGCATGGGATCGTCGGCATGATGCATGCGGCCGGGGACTGGTGGCTGGGGGAACGGCCTTGCTCCCGTGCCGAGTTGGTGCGGAGTCTCGCTGATCTGTTGTGGGGGCGTCTTGCGGCTGCGGGGGATCGGATGGGCGGTCCCGGGTTCTGA
- the def gene encoding peptide deformylase, with the protein MRNSPIPGARGHVRPLTLHGDPLLHTPCAEVTEFGPELARLVEDLFATMYAAQGVGLAANQIGEPLRVFVYDCPDDEDVRHLGHVVNPRLVEADGVVIRGPEGCLSLPGLEAGTERYDHAVVEGFTMTGEPITVHGSGFFARCLQHEYDHLEGRVYADRLTGWRHRKLMRQVARASWRRVR; encoded by the coding sequence ATGCGAAACAGCCCCATCCCCGGCGCCCGCGGCCACGTGAGACCCCTCACCCTGCACGGAGACCCGCTGCTGCACACACCCTGCGCGGAAGTCACCGAGTTCGGCCCCGAACTGGCCCGCCTCGTCGAGGACTTGTTCGCAACCATGTACGCCGCCCAGGGCGTCGGCCTCGCCGCCAACCAGATCGGCGAGCCGCTGCGGGTCTTCGTCTACGACTGCCCCGACGACGAGGACGTCCGGCACCTGGGCCACGTGGTCAACCCGCGCCTGGTCGAGGCGGACGGAGTGGTGATCCGGGGCCCGGAGGGCTGCCTGTCCCTACCGGGCCTGGAAGCGGGCACGGAGCGTTACGACCACGCGGTGGTCGAGGGCTTCACGATGACCGGAGAGCCGATCACGGTGCACGGCTCGGGCTTCTTCGCCCGCTGCCTGCAGCACGAGTACGACCACTTGGAGGGCCGCGTCTACGCGGACCGACTGACGGGCTGGCGCCACCGCAAGCTCATGCGACAGGTGGCCCGGGCTTCATGGCGCCGAGTGAGGTGA
- a CDS encoding MurT ligase domain-containing protein, giving the protein MAGNSDPLSPRAKLAVTAGKAVAAASRAAGRGSGSVIGGRVALKLDPDLLARLAQNLDVILVSATNGKTTTTRLIAEALRAAGPVVSNALGANMPAGITSALAGSSDARYGVIEVDEKYLAGVARDTAPKCIALLNLSRDQLDRAAETRMLAENWREGLAGSKAVVVANCDDPPVVWAASSSPNVIWVAAGQMWKDDAWSCPSCGGVMQRPGDDWYCGECGFRRPTPSWALSGDHVLDPHGSAWPIHLQLPGRANKANAASSAAVAAVFGVPPQVALERMYQVQAVAGRYDVVQFQGRDLRLLLAKNPAGWLETFSLIDPPPAPVILSVNARSADGTDTSWLWDVDYTRLTGHPICVVGDRRLDLAVRLEVADQHFQVYENLDQAVAACPPGRIEVIANYTAFQDLRRRVGN; this is encoded by the coding sequence ATGGCAGGCAACTCGGACCCGCTCTCGCCGCGGGCCAAGCTGGCCGTGACCGCGGGCAAGGCGGTCGCGGCGGCGTCCCGCGCCGCGGGACGCGGCAGCGGTTCGGTGATCGGCGGCCGGGTGGCACTCAAGCTCGACCCCGACCTCCTCGCCCGGCTCGCGCAGAACCTGGACGTGATCCTGGTCTCGGCGACGAACGGCAAGACCACGACCACCCGGCTCATCGCCGAGGCCCTGCGCGCGGCGGGACCGGTCGTCTCCAACGCGCTCGGCGCCAACATGCCGGCCGGCATCACCTCGGCGCTCGCGGGCAGCTCGGACGCCCGGTACGGGGTGATCGAGGTCGACGAGAAGTACCTCGCCGGCGTCGCCCGGGACACCGCGCCGAAGTGCATCGCCCTGCTCAACCTCTCCCGCGACCAGCTCGACCGCGCCGCCGAGACCCGCATGCTCGCCGAGAACTGGCGGGAGGGGCTCGCCGGTTCCAAGGCCGTGGTGGTGGCCAACTGCGACGACCCGCCGGTGGTGTGGGCGGCGTCCTCCTCCCCCAATGTGATCTGGGTCGCCGCCGGGCAGATGTGGAAGGACGACGCCTGGTCCTGCCCGTCGTGCGGTGGCGTGATGCAGCGCCCGGGCGACGACTGGTACTGCGGTGAGTGCGGCTTCCGCCGTCCGACGCCGAGCTGGGCGCTCTCCGGCGACCACGTCCTGGACCCGCACGGCTCCGCCTGGCCGATCCACCTCCAGCTGCCCGGCCGCGCCAACAAGGCCAACGCCGCCTCCTCGGCCGCCGTCGCCGCCGTGTTCGGCGTGCCGCCGCAGGTCGCGCTGGAGCGCATGTACCAGGTGCAGGCGGTGGCCGGCCGGTACGACGTCGTCCAGTTCCAGGGCCGTGACCTCAGGCTCCTCCTCGCGAAGAACCCGGCCGGCTGGCTGGAGACGTTCTCCCTGATCGACCCGCCACCCGCCCCGGTCATCCTGTCCGTGAACGCGCGCTCCGCCGACGGCACCGACACCTCCTGGCTGTGGGACGTCGACTACACGCGTCTGACCGGCCACCCGATCTGTGTCGTCGGCGACCGGCGGCTGGACCTCGCGGTGCGCCTGGAGGTCGCCGACCAGCACTTCCAGGTGTACGAGAACCTCGACCAGGCCGTGGCGGCGTGCCCGCCGGGACGGATCGAGGTCATCGCCAACTACACGGCGTTCCAGGACCTGCGCCGCCGGGTCGGCAACTGA
- a CDS encoding type 1 glutamine amidotransferase — translation MSDNQLRVVWIYPDLLSTYGDQGNVLVVQRRAQQRGLDVARLDVRSDQAIPTSGDIYLIGGGEDRPQRLAAERLRRDGGLTRAVENGAIVFSVCAGYQILGHEFINDLGQREPGLGLLDVVSVRGEGERCVGDVLGDIDPRLGLPPLTGFENHQGVTHLGPTARPLARVRFGNGNGTGDGTEGAFNDTVFGTYMHGPVLARNPLIADLLLKLALDVNALPPTDDRWYEALRNERIAAAQQPA, via the coding sequence GTGAGCGACAACCAACTGCGGGTCGTCTGGATCTATCCCGACCTGCTCAGCACCTACGGCGACCAGGGCAACGTCCTCGTCGTGCAGCGCCGGGCCCAGCAGCGCGGCCTGGACGTGGCGCGGCTGGACGTGCGCAGCGACCAGGCGATCCCGACGTCCGGCGACATCTACCTGATCGGCGGCGGCGAGGACCGTCCCCAGCGGCTCGCGGCCGAGCGGCTGCGCCGGGACGGCGGACTGACCCGGGCCGTGGAGAACGGCGCCATCGTGTTCTCCGTGTGCGCCGGCTACCAGATCCTCGGCCACGAGTTCATCAACGACCTCGGCCAGCGCGAGCCCGGCCTCGGCCTGCTGGACGTGGTGTCCGTGCGCGGCGAGGGCGAGCGGTGCGTCGGTGACGTGCTGGGCGACATCGACCCGCGCCTCGGCCTGCCCCCGTTGACCGGTTTCGAGAACCACCAGGGCGTCACCCACCTCGGCCCCACCGCCCGCCCGCTCGCCCGGGTGCGCTTCGGCAACGGCAACGGCACGGGCGACGGCACGGAGGGCGCGTTCAACGACACCGTCTTCGGCACGTACATGCACGGCCCGGTGCTCGCGCGCAACCCGCTGATCGCGGACCTGCTGCTGAAGCTGGCCCTCGACGTCAACGCGCTGCCGCCGACGGACGACCGCTGGTACGAGGCACTGCGCAACGAGCGCATCGCGGCTGCGCAGCAGCCCGCGTAG